The genomic window GAGATCAGGACTGCCCCGGTCAGCCTGGCCAGTTCGACCGCATCTCCCAAATGATCGTCATGACCATGGGTGACTAAAATTGCATCAAGCGTTTTAAAATCAGGCGGTTTGACCTCTGCTTTCGGATTCTTCCGCAAATATGGATCTATCATCAGCCGACCTGCGTCAGACTGGATTTCAAAACAGGCATGGCCGTGAAAGATAATATTCATACTTTATTCCTCATTCTGATCTTTGCTTCTTGATTCTGCTCTTCTGGATTCTGCGTTTCTGCCTGACTCTGCTCTTCCGTTTTTTGCTGCATTCCCGCGTCATCCTTCTCCACGTCCATCTTATCTTCCATGTCTGCAGAAACCGGTCTTGTCACCGTGTACCAGTTATGCAGGCGAAACTTTCTGAACATAATCCGCAAAATAATGCCGAGGTCAATGACCACCAGAATCGCCGCGATGTACCAGTGCCCATAGGCGGAGAAAATTGCCGCCAGCCCGAAACAAAGGCTGATTCCATAGAGAACAAACACTGCCTGGCGCTGGTT from Dehalobacter sp. includes these protein-coding regions:
- a CDS encoding MBL fold metallo-hydrolase gives rise to the protein MNIIFHGHACFEIQSDAGRLMIDPYLRKNPKAEVKPPDFKTLDAILVTHGHDDHLGDAVELARLTGAVLIS